Proteins from a single region of Pseudomonas sp. 10S4:
- a CDS encoding HD domain-containing protein, translated as MTQTLERAIAIAAAAHAGQVDKGGAPYILHPLKVMLRVNTLEERIVAVLHDVVEDTGISLEDLRQEGFSETVLTAIASVTKVPGESYEAFVERAALNPIGRVVKLADLEENSDLSRIAQPSWEDLERIEKYRRAIGVLRS; from the coding sequence ATGACCCAGACCCTGGAACGAGCCATTGCCATCGCTGCTGCCGCCCATGCGGGACAGGTCGACAAGGGCGGGGCGCCTTACATCCTGCATCCGCTGAAAGTCATGCTGCGGGTCAACACCCTGGAAGAGCGGATCGTCGCGGTGCTGCATGACGTGGTTGAAGACACCGGCATCAGCCTCGAAGACTTGCGGCAAGAAGGCTTCAGCGAAACGGTGCTGACGGCCATTGCCTCGGTCACCAAGGTGCCGGGGGAATCCTATGAGGCATTCGTCGAGCGTGCGGCGTTGAACCCGATTGGCCGGGTGGTCAAACTCGCGGATCTGGAAGAGAACAGCGACCTGTCCCGGATTGCGCAACCGTCCTGGGAAGATCTGGAACGGATCGAGAAGTATCGGCGGGCGATCGGAGTTCTACGCTCTTAA
- the arsH gene encoding arsenical resistance protein ArsH, giving the protein MTHPLPNLDPSLTQPIATDQNGQHKPRILLLYGSTRARSFSRLLVEEAARLLEHFGAETRIFNPSGLPLPDDAPNDHPKVQELLELMQWSQGQVWCSPERHGSMSAVFKAQIDWVPLAIGAIRPTQGKTLAVMQVCGGSQSFNVVNQLRVLGRWMRMFTIPNQSSVPKAYLEFDEGNRMKPSALYDRVVDVMEELVKFTLLLRDRPDLVDRYSERKESAEELTRRVNQRSI; this is encoded by the coding sequence ATGACTCACCCGCTGCCCAACCTCGACCCATCACTGACTCAACCCATCGCCACCGATCAAAACGGCCAGCACAAACCCCGGATTTTGCTGTTGTACGGTTCAACCCGCGCCCGCTCTTTCAGTCGATTGCTGGTCGAGGAAGCGGCGCGTTTGCTCGAACACTTCGGCGCCGAGACGCGGATTTTCAATCCATCCGGTCTGCCGCTCCCGGACGACGCACCGAACGACCACCCGAAAGTCCAGGAACTGCTGGAACTGATGCAGTGGTCGCAAGGCCAGGTTTGGTGCTCACCGGAGCGCCACGGCTCCATGTCTGCGGTGTTCAAGGCTCAAATAGACTGGGTGCCGCTGGCCATTGGCGCGATTCGCCCGACCCAGGGCAAGACCCTGGCGGTGATGCAGGTGTGTGGCGGTTCGCAATCCTTCAACGTCGTTAATCAACTTCGCGTGCTGGGGCGCTGGATGCGGATGTTCACCATCCCCAATCAATCCTCGGTCCCGAAGGCCTATCTGGAATTTGACGAAGGCAACCGCATGAAACCCTCAGCGCTCTATGACCGGGTTGTGGACGTGATGGAGGAGCTGGTGAAGTTCACGCTGCTGCTTCGGGATCGTCCGGATCTGGTTGACCGCTATTCGGAGCGCAAGGAGTCAGCTGAAGAACTGACCCGGCGCGTGAATCAGCGGTCGATTTGA
- a CDS encoding arsenate reductase ArsC, producing MRILFMCTANSCRSILSEAMFNHLAPEGFEAVSAGSFPKGQVLPRSLTTLQEAGIAIDGLSSKGNDAFEGNPPDIVITVCDKAAGEACPVYFGPALKAHWGLEDPSEVTGDEAAVSAAFHSTLARIETRCRAFLALPFAQLDRDALKRELDRIGTL from the coding sequence ATGCGCATTCTGTTCATGTGTACCGCCAATAGCTGCCGCAGCATCCTGTCCGAAGCGATGTTCAATCACCTGGCGCCAGAAGGTTTCGAGGCGGTCAGCGCCGGCAGCTTTCCCAAGGGCCAGGTCTTGCCGCGTAGCCTGACCACACTGCAAGAAGCCGGCATCGCCATTGATGGCTTGAGCAGCAAAGGCAATGACGCCTTCGAGGGCAACCCACCGGACATCGTCATCACCGTCTGCGACAAGGCCGCCGGTGAGGCCTGCCCCGTGTATTTCGGGCCGGCGTTGAAAGCCCACTGGGGACTGGAAGATCCGTCGGAGGTCACGGGTGACGAAGCGGCCGTATCCGCCGCCTTTCACTCGACCCTGGCGCGAATCGAAACCCGTTGCCGGGCGTTTCTGGCACTGCCCTTCGCCCAACTTGATCGCGATGCGCTGAAGCGTGAACTCGACCGCATCGGCACGCTGTAA
- a CDS encoding arsenic transporter, with protein sequence MLAAVSIFLFTIVLVIWQPKGLGVGWSASLGAILALATGVVTLDDIPLVWGIVWNATATFIAVIIISLLLDEAGFFQWAALHVARWAKGDGRRLFAFTVLLGAAVSALFANDGAALILTPIVISMLIAMRFSPASTLAFVMAAGFIADTASLPLVVSNLVNIVSADYFGLGFSEYASVMVPVNLVAVAATLGALYVFFRSDIPRSYNVQELQDPRLAVRDPLTFRVGWCVLVVLLVGLFALEPLGIPISAIAAVCAAALFAVAARGHVISTRWVLREAPWQVVIFSLGMYLVVYGLKNAGLTLYLTTALNYLANYGVWGAALGTGFLTAALSSGMNNMPTVLVGALSIQASDATGVVRDAMIYANVIGCDLGPKITPIGSLATLLWLHVLERKGLRITWGYYFKVGVVLTVPILFITLSALALRLGLSA encoded by the coding sequence ATGTTGGCTGCGGTTTCGATTTTTCTATTCACCATTGTCTTGGTCATCTGGCAACCCAAGGGCTTGGGCGTTGGCTGGAGTGCATCGTTGGGTGCCATTCTGGCGCTGGCCACAGGCGTGGTGACGCTGGACGACATTCCACTGGTGTGGGGCATTGTCTGGAACGCGACCGCCACGTTTATCGCGGTCATCATCATTAGTTTGTTGCTGGATGAAGCGGGCTTCTTTCAGTGGGCTGCTTTGCATGTGGCGCGTTGGGCCAAAGGCGATGGTCGTCGCCTGTTCGCTTTTACGGTACTGCTTGGCGCCGCCGTATCAGCCCTGTTTGCCAATGACGGCGCAGCACTGATTCTGACCCCGATTGTTATCTCGATGCTGATCGCGATGCGCTTTTCGCCGGCTTCTACGTTGGCGTTTGTCATGGCCGCTGGCTTTATCGCCGATACGGCCAGCCTGCCGCTGGTGGTGTCGAATCTGGTCAACATTGTTTCGGCCGACTACTTCGGCCTGGGCTTCAGCGAGTACGCCTCGGTGATGGTGCCGGTCAACCTCGTGGCAGTGGCTGCCACGCTGGGCGCGCTGTACGTGTTTTTCCGGAGCGATATACCGCGCAGCTACAACGTCCAAGAGCTTCAAGATCCGCGTCTCGCGGTGCGAGACCCGCTGACGTTTCGAGTCGGCTGGTGTGTGTTGGTCGTGTTACTGGTCGGCCTGTTTGCACTGGAGCCGCTGGGCATTCCCATCAGTGCGATTGCCGCCGTCTGTGCTGCCGCGCTGTTCGCCGTGGCTGCACGCGGCCATGTGATTTCGACGCGGTGGGTGTTGCGCGAGGCGCCGTGGCAAGTGGTGATCTTTTCGCTGGGCATGTACCTGGTTGTTTATGGACTGAAAAACGCAGGCCTGACCCTCTACCTGACCACAGCCCTGAACTACCTGGCCAACTACGGCGTGTGGGGCGCCGCGCTGGGAACCGGCTTTCTGACGGCAGCGCTGTCCTCGGGCATGAACAACATGCCCACGGTACTGGTGGGCGCGCTGTCCATTCAGGCGAGCGACGCCACTGGCGTGGTGCGCGACGCCATGATCTACGCCAACGTCATCGGCTGTGACCTGGGACCAAAAATCACCCCGATCGGTAGCCTGGCGACGCTCCTCTGGCTGCACGTTCTAGAACGTAAAGGCCTGCGTATTACCTGGGGCTACTACTTCAAGGTCGGTGTCGTGCTGACCGTGCCAATCCTGTTCATCACCTTATCCGCCCTGGCCCTGCGCCTCGGCTTGTCCGCCTGA
- a CDS encoding metalloregulator ArsR/SmtB family transcription factor, which yields MLSPPAIYKCLSDETRARATLLITREGELCVCELVCALDDSQPKISRHLAQLRACGLLLDRRQGQWVYYRLNPELPAWVRAVLETTLQANADWLEENSARLRQMGDRPLNTAACC from the coding sequence ATGCTCAGCCCTCCAGCCATCTACAAATGCCTGTCCGACGAGACCCGCGCCCGCGCCACCCTTCTGATCACCCGTGAAGGCGAGCTATGCGTCTGCGAGCTGGTCTGTGCCCTGGACGACAGTCAGCCGAAGATCTCTCGTCACCTGGCACAACTGCGGGCGTGCGGCTTGCTGCTTGATCGACGCCAGGGGCAATGGGTGTATTACCGACTCAATCCCGAACTGCCTGCCTGGGTACGCGCTGTCCTTGAGACCACGCTGCAAGCCAACGCCGACTGGCTTGAAGAAAACAGCGCCCGGCTCAGACAGATGGGCGACCGGCCTCTCAATACTGCAGCGTGCTGCTGA
- a CDS encoding NADPH-dependent FMN reductase: MVHLLAVSGSLRQASSNSILLRATELLRPKGVLITHYEGIGELPHFNPDLIEHPPEKILELHSIIAQADGLLISCPEYARGIPGSFKNMLDWLVSSEAFPGKSVALFNASPRASHAQAALRLVLDTMSARLIEEASITVNLLSTQLSAESIADDPVMGPQISTALGAFQKHLENQGL; encoded by the coding sequence ATGGTGCATTTGCTTGCGGTCTCAGGAAGTCTGCGCCAGGCCTCTTCCAACTCGATTTTGCTACGTGCAACCGAGCTTTTGCGCCCCAAAGGGGTCTTGATCACGCATTACGAAGGGATCGGTGAGCTACCGCACTTCAACCCGGACTTGATTGAACATCCTCCTGAGAAAATCCTGGAATTACACTCGATTATCGCCCAGGCCGATGGGCTTCTGATTTCATGCCCGGAATACGCTCGAGGGATTCCGGGCTCGTTCAAAAATATGCTCGATTGGCTCGTCAGCAGTGAAGCCTTCCCGGGCAAATCGGTCGCACTTTTCAACGCCTCGCCCAGAGCCAGCCATGCGCAGGCCGCACTGCGGCTGGTTTTAGATACGATGTCAGCTCGCCTCATTGAGGAAGCGTCAATTACGGTTAACCTCCTGTCCACCCAGTTGAGTGCCGAAAGCATTGCCGATGATCCTGTGATGGGCCCACAGATCAGTACGGCGCTTGGGGCTTTCCAAAAACACCTCGAAAATCAGGGTCTTTAA
- a CDS encoding ATPase, whose protein sequence is MRISTVLALIAVLTSGFAATAPAYAGDPQACHFLPMGDSSANLKHSQSVGVLYSENTVNTIEYLERYHSVAVNGSKNPALDSRISNAFVSSSDPKLAINWLMSSLQKEFASVTVYDNLDALVQAHPDVVVMLDTYSRLVSKRNDQVEARFLAKFYDSNLQYIGQAEGSREQKMPSVWVHGKAASEIAAQIDQQTALQVNALKQFDASLKALVTSGNVAQVANN, encoded by the coding sequence ATGAGAATCTCAACTGTTTTGGCCCTTATCGCCGTACTGACCAGCGGTTTTGCCGCCACCGCCCCGGCCTACGCTGGCGACCCACAAGCCTGCCATTTCCTGCCGATGGGCGACAGCAGCGCCAACCTGAAGCATTCCCAGTCGGTGGGTGTGCTCTACAGCGAAAACACCGTCAACACTATCGAATACCTTGAGCGTTACCATTCTGTTGCGGTGAACGGCAGCAAGAACCCTGCACTCGATTCGCGCATCAGCAACGCGTTCGTCAGCAGCTCTGATCCGAAACTGGCGATCAACTGGCTGATGAGTTCGCTGCAAAAAGAATTCGCCTCGGTGACCGTCTACGACAACCTCGACGCACTGGTGCAAGCGCACCCGGACGTGGTGGTGATGCTTGACACCTACAGCCGTCTGGTCAGCAAACGCAATGATCAGGTCGAAGCACGGTTCCTCGCCAAGTTCTACGATTCGAACCTGCAATACATCGGCCAGGCCGAAGGCTCCCGTGAACAGAAAATGCCTTCGGTATGGGTTCACGGCAAAGCAGCGTCGGAGATTGCTGCGCAGATCGACCAGCAAACCGCATTGCAAGTGAACGCCTTGAAGCAGTTCGATGCGTCGCTCAAAGCGTTGGTGACCTCGGGCAATGTGGCTCAGGTGGCGAACAACTGA
- a CDS encoding GNAT family N-acetyltransferase, producing the protein MPVSPDQNPSLVLVPAQQNDLDPLVAIRIEAMRESLERVGRFDPVRARERFASGFDPTSTRHIEVAGERVGFVVVKHHLNELLLDHLYVKPGAQGSGIGAAVLAHVFKEADAAALPVRVGALKESASNRFYIRHGFQFVESAEFDHYYVRPSVPATRPAD; encoded by the coding sequence ATGCCCGTATCACCTGATCAAAATCCGTCGCTTGTTCTGGTCCCTGCTCAACAAAACGACCTGGACCCACTTGTCGCCATTCGAATTGAGGCCATGCGCGAAAGCCTCGAGCGCGTCGGGCGATTTGATCCGGTGCGTGCGCGTGAACGTTTTGCCAGCGGCTTTGACCCCACTAGCACACGTCACATCGAAGTGGCCGGTGAGCGGGTTGGTTTTGTGGTGGTCAAGCATCACCTCAATGAACTGCTGCTTGATCACTTGTATGTGAAACCGGGGGCGCAGGGATCAGGGATTGGCGCCGCTGTTCTTGCTCATGTTTTCAAAGAGGCGGATGCAGCCGCGCTGCCTGTCAGGGTGGGCGCGCTCAAGGAAAGCGCTTCCAACCGCTTCTACATCCGCCATGGCTTCCAATTCGTGGAAAGCGCTGAATTCGACCATTACTATGTTCGGCCGAGCGTTCCTGCAACTCGTCCAGCCGATTAG
- a CDS encoding ATP-binding protein, with protein sequence MDGFKKRLSESVQLRLSVTLSLAILIVAIVAGVFAFISAFDEAHEMQDDTLRQVAVLFDRQHMTLKYPEGKGIAGDDEESRLIIQHLADGNKASGNDDDTAPLPFPTTLADGLSTVNVGGEAFRVLVRTTARGERIAVGQETGARDKDARESAWRSLLPFLILFPVLLLVVGDLVRKLFRPIATLSSEIDQRAEQELHPINESHLPTEIRPFVVAINRLLERVANAMETQRRFVADAAHELRSPLTALSLQAERLSGADMSAVAHERLVPLRRGIERGRNLIDQLLTLAKVQAETSAPTSPVSVHEVYRRVLEDLLPLADIKHLDVGVEGEQDVRVLINEMDLMTLVKNLVDNAIRYTPEGGRIDLSVVMDNGTALLQIKDSGPGIAVEERARVFDPFYRSLGTDEAGSGLGLSIVQAIAQRTGARVSLGFADEVQNRGLRVSVWLNVANG encoded by the coding sequence ATGGATGGTTTCAAAAAACGCTTGAGCGAATCGGTACAACTCAGGCTGTCCGTCACCCTGTCGCTGGCGATCCTGATCGTCGCGATTGTGGCCGGTGTCTTTGCGTTCATTTCCGCGTTCGACGAAGCCCACGAAATGCAGGATGACACCTTGCGCCAGGTGGCCGTGCTGTTTGATCGGCAACACATGACGCTGAAATATCCCGAAGGCAAAGGCATTGCCGGCGACGATGAAGAATCCCGACTGATTATTCAGCACCTGGCCGATGGCAACAAAGCCTCCGGTAACGATGACGACACTGCACCGCTGCCCTTCCCGACGACGCTGGCCGATGGCTTGTCCACGGTGAATGTCGGCGGCGAAGCGTTTCGCGTGCTGGTCAGGACCACCGCCCGTGGCGAACGCATTGCCGTTGGCCAGGAAACCGGCGCCCGTGACAAGGACGCCCGCGAAAGTGCCTGGCGCAGTCTGCTGCCGTTTTTGATTTTATTTCCGGTGCTGTTGCTGGTGGTCGGCGACCTGGTGCGCAAGCTGTTTCGACCCATCGCGACACTCTCTTCTGAAATCGATCAGCGCGCCGAGCAGGAACTGCATCCAATCAACGAAAGCCATTTGCCGACCGAGATCCGGCCCTTTGTGGTGGCGATCAATCGCTTGCTCGAACGTGTGGCGAATGCGATGGAAACCCAGCGCCGCTTCGTCGCCGACGCAGCCCACGAACTTCGATCACCGCTGACCGCCCTCTCCTTGCAGGCCGAACGCCTGTCTGGCGCCGATATGTCGGCCGTGGCCCATGAGCGTCTGGTGCCATTGCGCCGGGGCATTGAGCGCGGCAGAAACCTGATTGATCAACTGCTGACCCTGGCCAAGGTGCAAGCCGAAACCAGCGCGCCGACGTCGCCGGTTTCGGTGCATGAGGTCTATCGTCGGGTGCTGGAAGATCTGTTGCCGCTGGCCGATATAAAACACCTCGACGTTGGCGTCGAGGGTGAGCAGGACGTGCGGGTGCTGATCAACGAAATGGACCTGATGACACTGGTCAAGAACCTGGTGGACAACGCGATCCGCTATACACCGGAGGGTGGCCGGATTGACCTTTCTGTGGTCATGGATAACGGTACGGCGCTGCTGCAGATCAAGGACTCGGGGCCAGGGATCGCGGTGGAAGAGCGAGCGCGGGTGTTTGATCCGTTTTATCGCAGCCTGGGGACCGATGAGGCTGGGTCCGGGCTGGGGTTGTCCATTGTTCAGGCGATTGCGCAGCGTACCGGGGCACGGGTTAGCCTGGGCTTCGCCGATGAGGTACAAAACCGCGGTTTGCGTGTGTCGGTGTGGTTAAACGTAGCCAACGGATGA
- a CDS encoding response regulator yields MRILLVEDDPMIGDAIHGALNDASYAADWVKNGLTALAALETQHYDLVLLDLGLPGKDGLDVLTRIRANNNPVPLLIITARDSLDDRLRGLDGGADDYLLKPFDMAELLARMRAVLRRKGGSALSVLDNGVVSLDLVSKEASTAESPGVQLSAREFALLQALLIRPGAILSRSELEDRLYGWGNEVESNAVEFLIHALRRKLGSQVIKNVRGVGWMVSKNA; encoded by the coding sequence ATGCGGATACTGCTGGTCGAAGACGACCCGATGATTGGCGATGCAATCCACGGTGCACTGAACGATGCGAGTTATGCCGCCGACTGGGTGAAGAACGGCCTCACCGCCCTGGCGGCGCTGGAGACTCAACACTACGACCTGGTGCTGCTCGACCTCGGTTTGCCCGGCAAGGACGGCCTCGACGTGTTGACCCGCATTCGCGCCAACAACAATCCCGTGCCGTTACTGATCATCACCGCCCGAGACAGCCTCGACGACCGGCTGCGCGGCCTCGATGGCGGTGCAGACGACTACCTGCTCAAACCCTTCGACATGGCCGAGTTGCTGGCGCGCATGCGCGCGGTTTTAAGGCGCAAGGGCGGCAGCGCCCTGTCCGTGCTCGACAACGGCGTGGTGTCGCTGGACTTGGTCAGCAAAGAAGCCTCGACCGCAGAGAGTCCCGGCGTGCAGCTTTCGGCCCGCGAGTTCGCCCTGCTGCAGGCGTTGTTGATCCGGCCGGGCGCGATCCTTTCGCGCAGCGAACTCGAAGACCGCCTCTATGGCTGGGGCAATGAAGTGGAAAGCAACGCCGTGGAGTTTTTGATCCATGCATTGCGGCGCAAGTTGGGTAGCCAAGTCATCAAGAACGTTAGGGGTGTGGGATGGATGGTTTCAAAAAACGCTTGA